A segment of the Prochlorococcus marinus str. MIT 9215 genome:
CCTAGATAAATATTATTTAAATATAATTTTAAAATTTGTTGTTTGTCATATTTAAATTCAAGTATTAGTGATAAAAATATTTCTTTGATTTTTCTTTGAATTTTTAAATCATTATTTAGAAAAAGTATTCTGGCAACTTGTTGAGTAATCGTACTTCCTCCCTCCTTAACATAACCACTTCTAATATTTTGAAAAATTGCACGTGAAATACTTTTTAAATCTATTCCATTGTGTTTATAAAATTTTTTATCTTCAGAGGAAATAAAAGCATTTTTTAAAAAAAGTGGAATTTGATTTTGATTATTTTCTATTTCAAATTTGTGGCTTAATTTGCTCAGGATCTTATCATCAGAAGATGAAATTACATAAGAATATTTGGTTGCGCGAGACTTTTTATTTTTAGGGATGTCAAATTTTAATGTAGTAATTATTAAGCTAAAAATATAAATAGATATTCCAGAAAAAATTAATATAGGAATTATTAAAACAAAATATTTGGATTTAATTTTTTGCACCTTAAGCAACTAAAAAACTATGTCCTATCGCTAAGGCTGTAACTAACATTCCAGTAATAAGGAAAGGTTGGGCACTTGCTTGATATTTGACATCAAATTTTAGAGGATCTCTTAGTAACCACATATCTTGAAATGTAATTTGTGGAATTACCAATAAAACTAAAATTACAGAGGCTAAATGTTGACCAATAATGACTAATACAATAACCATTGCTAATTGAAAAATGTCAATCAGTCCTGCACTTATTCGACTTGCATTTTTTATTCCAAATACTACTGGTAAAGAGTTTAGGCCTAGCTTTGAGTCTCCTTCAACGCTTTTGAAATCATTAATAACAGCAATACCAAGTCCAGAGAGGCTATAAGCAAGTGTTAGTAATGCCGTCACAACAGTTAATTTCCCAAACAAGGCTTGTCCTGCCCACCAAGGTAAAGCTATATATGATGCTCCTAATGCATAATTTCCAAGCCATCCATTTTGTTTTAATTTAAGAGGTGGAGCAGAATATATATAACTAACAAAAGATCCCCCTAATGCTAAAAGTAAGACGGAAGGAAAGTTATGTTTGGCATATAAATCTAATAGAAAAGCAACAACTAAACCTGCAATAAGTAATACCCAGATTTGAATTTTTACATCTTTAATTGAAATCTTTCCAGAAGGTATTGGTCTATTTGGTTCATTAATTGCGTCAATATCTTTATCAAAAAAGTCATTTATGGTTTGTGTATAACCTGCTAGAAGTGGTCCGCTCATTAACATGCATGCTAGTGAAGCTAAAACATTACTAAATGTCCATTCGAAATTTCCACTTGCTGCTGCGCCACAAATAACGCCCCATATCAAAGGGATCCAAGTAATTGGCTTCATTAACTGTATACGGAGTTTCCATATACTTGAAGTTTCAGATGCACCTTTAATTCCTAATAGTTGTTTTGGATCATTCACTTTACTCTCTAACCTTTCTCAATTTCTTCTGGGAAAAACCAGTTTTGCTTACCATTCTGAAATTTTGCGGTGATTCCAATACTCCTGCCGTCTGTCATCTTATAGCCTGTTATTACGGCTTTAGGATCAGAGGATATTTGATCAATTAATTTCGCCGGTAGTCTATCTTTTACTTTGTTAATGTTAATTTTGATTTTACTACCGATTTTGGGTAATAATTTTGTTTCAGCCATAAGAGGTAAAATGGAAGCTATTATGCAAGATTAACAGCATTTGGACAATTTTTACTAAAATGGTAGCTCTTCGTTTAATTCCTTGTTTAGATGTCGCCAATGGCAGAGTCGTTAAAGGTGTAAATTTTGTTAACTTGAGAGATTCAGGTGATCCTGTTGAATTAGCTTGTAGATATTCTGATGAAGGCGCAGATGAATTAGTATTTTTAGATATTAGAGCAAGTGTGGAGAATAGGAATACATTAGTTAACCTTGTTTCTAGGACAGCAAAATCAGTAAAAATCCCTTTTACAGTAGGTGGAGGCATAGATTCTGTTTCTTCTATTAATGATCTTTTAAGAGCAGGAGCGGATAAAGTGAGTTTGAATTCCTCAGCCGTAATAAATCCTGATTTAATTTCTGAAAGTTCTAGAGAGTTTGGTAATCAATGCATCGTTATAGCAATTGATGCTCGAAGAAAAGTTGATAAGGTTGGTGAGTGGGAGGTATATGTAAAAGGAGGGCGAGAAAATACTGGTATAGATGTATTAAGTTGGGCAAAGAAAGTTGAGGAATTAGGCGCGGGGGAAATTTTGCTTACTTCAATGGATGGGGACGGAACACAGAATGGATATGATTTACATTTGACAGAATCCGTTGCAAATATTGTTGATATACCAGTAATTGCATCGGGAGGGGCAGGCTCTCTAGAAGATATTTATGATGTTTTCAAAGAAGGCAGGGCATCAGCAGCACTTTTAGCATCATTACTTCATGATAAGAAACTTACTTTAAAAGAAATAAAAACTTTCCTCCTCGAAAAAAAACTTCCAATTAGACCATATGAATAAAAATTTAATTTAATCTCAAAAAAAATAAGTTTAAAATTTAAGAATGAAATTCACAAAAACTATCGAAGTCAAAAATATATTTAATAAAATTTCTTATAAATATGACTTTTTAAATAATTTATTAAGTTTTGGGCTGCACAAATTATGGAAAAGGAAATTAGTTAATTTATTGGAACCTTTAAATGGTGAAGATTGGGCTGATTTGTGCTGCGGAACTGGAGATTTAGCATTCTTAATTTCTGAGAGAGTTGGTCCAATGGGCTCAATTACTGGAATTGATAGTGCAGAGGATATTTTAAATATTGCAAAAAAAAAATCAGAGCTAAAAAAAAATAAATTTATTAAGTGGGAAATTCAAGATGTATTAGAAATTAATGTTTATTCAAAAAAATTTGATGGGATTTGCATGTCATATGGACTAAGAAACTTAACTAATGTTAAAGAAGGAATAAAAAAGGTTTTTTATCTTTTGAAGGATAAAGGAAGGGCAGGATTTTTGGATTTTAATCACTCAAGAAAAAGTTCTTTATCCAATATTTTTCAGAAAATTTATTTGAGATTTATTGTAGTAACCATTTCGCGGCTTTTTAATTTAGGTCCAGAGTACGAATATATTGAAAAAAGTATTACAAATTTTCCAAAGAAAAATGAGCTTATAAATATTGCTGAGGATGTTGGATTTAAAAAAGCTGAATATAGGACTATCTTGGGGGGGCAAATGGGAATACTAATTTTAACTAAATAAAGAATTTAGTTATTTATTTTTCTCCAACAAAAAGAACACTTACCCCATCTTTTGATTTCACCCTCAGGAGTAGGGGAATTACAGAGAGTACAAATGTTCATATTATTTTGATGGATTCTACTTGGATGATTTGCCCAAACTATCTTTGCATTATTAGCTTTGATATTTTTATTTTTAATTTCATAATTTTGTATTATTTTTATTTCATTCAAAGTTATTCCAATTTTCTCGATTCTCTCTTTTAATTTATGCTTGTTGTAGATTAAAGCTTGGCGCCACTGTGGATGATTTACCGCAATAGTAAGTATTTTTTTTTCAATATTTAATGGTTCGCATTCTTGAAATAGTTCTAAACCGATTAAGTTCTTCCAGTTTTCATTGATTTTAGAAAGTTTATCTAAGTCTCCCCATGATTTTTTGAAATTATCAAGACAATTTTTTAATGGATTTAGATTTCTTCTATTCACTATTGGCAAATACTTTTTGTCCAATTTGTAAAATTTACTTATTAAGACTAAAGTTAGTCTAATCTTCAAAAAGATGCTCGTTGTTTTAATAAAGAATTTGTGAAAGTTATTGGATCTGCAGCTAAGACAGTTTTTTATTTAAAAAAAATTCAGGGTCAATATCCCATCTGGAGACTTCTTTACAAAATCAAATGTAAAAGTACTGAAAATGAGCTAACAAAATTGGTTGGATATTCTGCAATAAAGAAAAACCAACCAGTAGCGATAATAGCAAGAGAACAGTTCTCAGGGGTTGGACAAAACTCAAAAACTTGGGTTTCTCCAAAAGGCGGGATTTGGTTAAGTGCAGCTTACCCAATATTTTCAAAAGAATTTGCATGTCAAATATTTAATTTATCTTTAGGTATTAAGTTATGTGAAATGCTTAGACAAGAGAATATAAATGTTTGTTTGAAATGGCCAAATGATATTTTTTTTGGTTCAAAAAAGTTGATTGGATTTTTACCAAGGGTTATAACAAGAGGCAAGGAAATTATCTATGTAAGAGTAGGACTTGGCATGAATGTTTTAAATTACACTCCATCAGAAGGTATTTCATTATCAAAAGTACTGCAAACTAAGAATATTAATCAACATTATTGGACAGCCAAAGTTCTTAAAGCTTTTAATGATTCAATTGAATGTAATAAGAAGAAAGAATATGTTATTAAATCTGCAAATAAGTTTCTTACTAAAAGTTTTTTACCTAGTGGTTATTGTCCTCATACATGGAAAATTAAAGATATTGATTCCAATGGGAATTTAAGAATTGAAAATGAAACTCAACTTAAGGTAATTAGAAGGTTTTGAATTTAATTAACTTTTAATTCAACTATTCTTCCATCTTTGAATTTGGCTATTTTTTTTGCACGATTTGCGACTTCATCTTCATGGGTAACTAAAACTATAGTTATTCCAGATTCATGAAGTTTGTCAAAAAGATCTAATACATCATCAGTGGTTTTTGAATCTAGTGCTCCAGTAGGTTCGTCTGCTAACAAAATTGCAGGGTTATTGATAATAGCCCTCGCAATAGCAACGCGTTGTTGTTGACCTCCGGATAATTGGTTTGGACGATTATTCATTCTTTCTGAAAGGCCAACTTTTTTTAGGGCATTCTTACCGAGCTCTAATCTTTGCTCAGGATCAATACCAGCATAAATCATGGGCAAAGTTACGTTTTCAAGCGCAGTTGCGTCTGAAAGAAGATGAAATTGTTGAAAAACGAAGCCTAATTTTTGGTTACGTATTTCCGCGAGCTCATCATCAGATAAATTTTCAACAGGAATACCATTTAATTTATAAATACCTTCAGATGGTCTATCTAAACATCCAATAATATTCATGGCTGTACTTTTGCCTGAGCCACTAGCTCCCATTACAGCTAAATAATCTCCTTTATAAATTTCTAAGTTTATGCTTTCTAAGGCTTTTACAGTTAGATCCTCTTTCCCATATGTTTTAGATATATTTTCTAAACTCGCTACTATCTTTGACATTTATTGAAGAATTCTTCTAGGAAATGTTGTTTGCTGTAGCAATAATATCTTGTAAGAAAGGAGTTTCTGAAACTGCTGTGTTAGCTAATTTAAAAAGAGGATTAGAAAGGATTCCTCCAAGAGCAGTTACTGCGACGCAAGTATAAAGTGCAACTCTTAAGGGAGGTAATCCTACAATGCCCCAATTAATTTCAGGATATGATTTGACTATTTCAGAAGCTTCCTGTGGTTCTTTTACTACCATCATTTTTATCACTGAAATGTAGTAATAAATAGATATAACTGAAGTTACTAATCCAACTATTACTAATAGATATTGATGATTTGCCCAACCTGCAAAGAATAAGTATATCTTTCCAAAAAATCCTAACATTGGAGGTAAACCTCCTAGAGATAGAAGACAAAGGCTTAAGCCTAATGTAATAAGAGGATCTTTTTGGTAAAGTCCTGAGTAATCGAGAATTCTGTCAGAGCCAGTTCTTAGTGAGAAGAGTATTACACAAGAGAATGCACCCAAATTCATAAACAAATATGCAGCCAAATATAAAACAGCTGCTGATAAACCATCTTGTGTGCCAGATACTATTCCAATCATTACAAATCCCGCTTGTCCAATAGAACTGTAAGCCAGCATCCTCTTCATTGAGGTTTGAGCTAGAGCTACAACATTTCCTAGAGCCATACTCAATATGGCTAAAATAGTAAATAAAAGTTTCCATTCTTCGTCAAAAGAAGAGAAAGTTGTGCTTAATATTCTTATTGCAAATGCAAAGCCCGCTGTTTTTGAACCAACAGATAAAAAAGCTACTACAGGTGTAGGTGAACCCTCATATACATCAGGAGTCCATTGATGAAAGGGAACTGCAGCAATTTTAAATGCAACTGTTGATAAGACAAATACAAGAGCTAAAGAAGTAATAAAGGATGGCTTATTGATAATCTCTAAACCTATTGTCGCTAAGTTTGTTGAACCACTTAATCCATAAAGAAAAGAGGATCCATACAAGTAGACAGCAGCAGCAGCTGATCCAACAAGGAGATATTTTAAGGCCGCTTCTGAACTTCTTGGATCTCTCTTGAGGTAACCAGAAAGTAAGTAGCTTGCTACAGATAAAGTTTCCAGAGATATAAATACACTAATAAGGTCAGTAGATCCACACAAAAGCATTGCACCAAGGGTAGCCGAAAGAACTATCGCAGCAAATTCGCCTATAGGACTACCACTTTGTTCTGTATATCGCCAACTTATAAGCAAAGAAACTAAAGTTGATAAAGATATTATTGCTCTAAATGAGATTGCTAAATTATCTGAATTAAAGGACCCAAGGAATGCGCTTTCTACTGGATTACTCCATTGCAAGGCCAAACTAAGAAGAGAACTGCCAATTGATAGATAGCAAATTATTGGTGCCCATTTTGATGCAGTTTTTTCTCCAGCTAAATCTACAAGAAGTGTTCCAACAATACCTAGTAAAATAAAAGCCTCTGGAATAATGGCTTGAGCATTTAAATTAATTGTAAAGATTTCGTTGGGCACTTTATTAAATTGGATTAAATTAAATGTTTGATTGTAATGGTCTAAGAGTTAATCTTAACTTAATTATAATTTGTGGGTATGATTTTTGAAATTTTCAGGAGAAATTACTTGAAAAAGCTTCAAATAACCATAATATGCCCTAACTGAACAAAAACACTAATTTTTGAAATAAACCTTGGATCACACACTTGTTATTGTTGAAAGTCCCACCAAAGCAAAAACTATAAGAAAGTTTTTGCCTTCTAATTATGAAGTTCTCGCTTCAATGGGACACGTAAGAGATCTTCCTAAAGGAGCTGCTGAAATACCTGCTGCGGTTAAAAAGGAAAAATGGTCAAGGATAGGTGTTAATACAACAGAAGATTTTGAACCACTTTATATAGTTCCAAAAGATAAGAAAAAGGTTGTTAAAGAGTTGAAAGATGCATTGAAAGGTGCGACCAAGCTACTGCTGGCAACTGATGAAGATAGAGAGGGAGAGAGTATTAGCTGGCATCTCTTGCAAATACTTAAACCTAAAATACCAACTAAAAGAATGGTTTTTCATGAAATTACAAAAAAGGCAATTAATAAAGCTTTAGACCAAACAAGAGAAATTGATATGGAACTTGTTCAGGCTCAAGAAACAAGAAGAATCTTGGACCGGCTTTTTGGATATGAATTATCTCCTTTACTTTGGAAGAAGGTAGCCCCCCGATTATCTGCTGGTCGTGTTCAATCAGTTTCTGTAAGACTTCTTGTTAGGAGAGAGAAAGAAAGAAGATCCTTTAAAAAAGCTAGTTATTGGGGGATTAAAGCTTCCTTAGTAAAAGATAATGTTATTTTCGAAACTAAATTATTCAGTTTAAACGGTCAAAGAATTTCTAATGGATCAGATTTCGATGAACAGACCGGAAAATTAAAACAAGGAAATAAATCTTTAGTAATTGGAGAAGAAAAAGCAAATGATTTATTAAAGGCTTTTTCCTCAAAGGATTGGTTAGTCTCAAAAATCGAAAAAAAACCATCAACTCGTAAGCCAGTTCCTCCATTTACAACAAGCACATTACAACAAGAAGCAAACAGGAAGCTTCGTTTGTCTGCAAGAGAAACCATGAGATGTGCACAAGGGCTATATGAGAGAGGTTTCATAACATATATGAGAACTGATTCAGTTCATCTTTCCGAACAAGCTATAAGAGCTGCTAGAGAATGTGTCAGCTCTATGTATGGGAAAGAATATTTATCTAACGCACCAAGACAATTTAATTCATCTACAAGAAATGCTCAAGAAGCACACGAAGCTATTAGGCCGGCAGGTGAGTTATTTAAAACACCAAAGGAAACTAATCTAACCGGTAGAGACTTATCTCTTTACGATTTGATTTGGAAAAGAACTGTAGCTAGTCAAATGGCAGAAGCTAGGTTAACAATGATTAATGCTGAAATTTGTGTGGGGGATGGATTATTTAAGTCGAGCGGAAAAAGTATTGATTTCGCAGGATTCTTCAGAGCTTATGTCGAGGGAAGTGATGACCCTAGTTCGTCCCTTGAACAACAAGAAATTATTCTCCCAAACTTAACAACTGGAACATGTCTTGAAGTTACTAATAAGGAATCTACTTTTCATGAAACTAAACCTCCTGCAAGATATACAGAGGCTGCATTAGTTAAAGTTCTTGAAAAAGAAGGGATTGGAAGACCTTCTACCTATGCAAGCATTATTGGGACAATAGTAGATAGAGGTTATGCGAATATATCTTCCAATACTTTAGCTCCAACATTTACAGCTTTTGCTGTTACTGCTCTATTAGAAGAACATTTTCCCGATCTGGTTGATACTACTTTTACTGCAAAAATGGAATCTTCATTAGATGAAATATCTTCAGGTAATCTTGAGTGGCTACCATACCTCGAAACTTTCTATAAAGGTAAAAATGGTTTGGAGGTAAAAGTTCAGAAAACAGAGGGTGATATTGATGGTAAAGCTTATAGACAAGTTGATTTCGAAGACCTTCCTTGCGTAGTCAGAATAGGCTCTAACGGACCTTGGTTAGAGGGTACAAAAATTGATGAATCTGGTAATGAAATTCAGGCTAAAGGTAATCTTCCAATGGATATTACTCCAGGAGATTTAGATATAAAGCAAGTTGATCAAATTTTAAGTGGCCCATCAGATCTTGGGACTGATCCAAAAACTGGGGAAAAAGTCTTTTTAAGATTTGGGCCTTATGGACCTTACGTACAATTGGGAAATAGTGATCAGGATAAAGCTAAACCAAGAAGAGCTTCATTACCAAAAGAGTTGAAAACTGATGATCTAACTTTACATGATGCTCTTATACTTTTAAGTTTGCCTAGATTGTTAGGAGTTCATCCTGAAGGGGGTGTTATTGAGGCTGATAGAGGAAGATTTGGACCTTATATTAAATGGATCAAAAATGAGAATGAATCTGAAAACAGATCATTAAAGAAAGGCGATGATGTTTTTAAAGTTGATTTAAAACGAGCTTTAGAAATTCTTGCAATGCCAAAAATGGGTAGAGGTGGTCAAGAGGTACTTAAAGACTTTGGAAAACCGAAAGAATTTAAAGAAAAAATTCAAATATTAAATGGAAGATATGGGGTCTATTTAAAATGTGGCAAAACCAATGTTTCGATTGATAGAGATACTGACTTAGAAAAATTTTCCATAGATGATGCTCTATTTCTTTTAGAAGAAAAACTAAAAGATAAAAAAGGATCTATTTTAAAAAAAACAAAAATAAGTAATAAAAAAACTAAAAGTAAAAAGAAAAGTTAGAAAAAAAATATGATTTTTAAAAAAAAAGAATTTTTTTTATTAATTTTTTTAATTTTATTGCAATCATGTTCTGGAGGGAGGATTGGCAATTTTCTTGAAAGTAGTTTTAATGATTTAGAAAAAATAAGTCAAGATGAAGATTTACATAATAATTTAGTAAATAAAAAAATTGTAGAAAAAGAAAACAAAGAAATTAATGTAAAAAAAAATAAAAAAATGGAAAAAGTAGAAAAGTTAAGAAATGTTCTAGAAAATAAAAGGGATATAAATTCAGAAAAGATATCAAAAAAGACAAATAATAAAATCAAGAATTTTTCAAAAAAAAGA
Coding sequences within it:
- a CDS encoding DUF721 domain-containing protein, giving the protein MNRRNLNPLKNCLDNFKKSWGDLDKLSKINENWKNLIGLELFQECEPLNIEKKILTIAVNHPQWRQALIYNKHKLKERIEKIGITLNEIKIIQNYEIKNKNIKANNAKIVWANHPSRIHQNNMNICTLCNSPTPEGEIKRWGKCSFCWRKINN
- the topA gene encoding type I DNA topoisomerase produces the protein MDHTLVIVESPTKAKTIRKFLPSNYEVLASMGHVRDLPKGAAEIPAAVKKEKWSRIGVNTTEDFEPLYIVPKDKKKVVKELKDALKGATKLLLATDEDREGESISWHLLQILKPKIPTKRMVFHEITKKAINKALDQTREIDMELVQAQETRRILDRLFGYELSPLLWKKVAPRLSAGRVQSVSVRLLVRREKERRSFKKASYWGIKASLVKDNVIFETKLFSLNGQRISNGSDFDEQTGKLKQGNKSLVIGEEKANDLLKAFSSKDWLVSKIEKKPSTRKPVPPFTTSTLQQEANRKLRLSARETMRCAQGLYERGFITYMRTDSVHLSEQAIRAARECVSSMYGKEYLSNAPRQFNSSTRNAQEAHEAIRPAGELFKTPKETNLTGRDLSLYDLIWKRTVASQMAEARLTMINAEICVGDGLFKSSGKSIDFAGFFRAYVEGSDDPSSSLEQQEIILPNLTTGTCLEVTNKESTFHETKPPARYTEAALVKVLEKEGIGRPSTYASIIGTIVDRGYANISSNTLAPTFTAFAVTALLEEHFPDLVDTTFTAKMESSLDEISSGNLEWLPYLETFYKGKNGLEVKVQKTEGDIDGKAYRQVDFEDLPCVVRIGSNGPWLEGTKIDESGNEIQAKGNLPMDITPGDLDIKQVDQILSGPSDLGTDPKTGEKVFLRFGPYGPYVQLGNSDQDKAKPRRASLPKELKTDDLTLHDALILLSLPRLLGVHPEGGVIEADRGRFGPYIKWIKNENESENRSLKKGDDVFKVDLKRALEILAMPKMGRGGQEVLKDFGKPKEFKEKIQILNGRYGVYLKCGKTNVSIDRDTDLEKFSIDDALFLLEEKLKDKKGSILKKTKISNKKTKSKKKS
- the hisF gene encoding imidazole glycerol phosphate synthase subunit HisF — protein: MVALRLIPCLDVANGRVVKGVNFVNLRDSGDPVELACRYSDEGADELVFLDIRASVENRNTLVNLVSRTAKSVKIPFTVGGGIDSVSSINDLLRAGADKVSLNSSAVINPDLISESSREFGNQCIVIAIDARRKVDKVGEWEVYVKGGRENTGIDVLSWAKKVEELGAGEILLTSMDGDGTQNGYDLHLTESVANIVDIPVIASGGAGSLEDIYDVFKEGRASAALLASLLHDKKLTLKEIKTFLLEKKLPIRPYE
- a CDS encoding biotin--[acetyl-CoA-carboxylase] ligase, giving the protein MKVIGSAAKTVFYLKKIQGQYPIWRLLYKIKCKSTENELTKLVGYSAIKKNQPVAIIAREQFSGVGQNSKTWVSPKGGIWLSAAYPIFSKEFACQIFNLSLGIKLCEMLRQENINVCLKWPNDIFFGSKKLIGFLPRVITRGKEIIYVRVGLGMNVLNYTPSEGISLSKVLQTKNINQHYWTAKVLKAFNDSIECNKKKEYVIKSANKFLTKSFLPSGYCPHTWKIKDIDSNGNLRIENETQLKVIRRF
- a CDS encoding NAD(P)H-quinone oxidoreductase subunit N, translated to MPNEIFTINLNAQAIIPEAFILLGIVGTLLVDLAGEKTASKWAPIICYLSIGSSLLSLALQWSNPVESAFLGSFNSDNLAISFRAIISLSTLVSLLISWRYTEQSGSPIGEFAAIVLSATLGAMLLCGSTDLISVFISLETLSVASYLLSGYLKRDPRSSEAALKYLLVGSAAAAVYLYGSSFLYGLSGSTNLATIGLEIINKPSFITSLALVFVLSTVAFKIAAVPFHQWTPDVYEGSPTPVVAFLSVGSKTAGFAFAIRILSTTFSSFDEEWKLLFTILAILSMALGNVVALAQTSMKRMLAYSSIGQAGFVMIGIVSGTQDGLSAAVLYLAAYLFMNLGAFSCVILFSLRTGSDRILDYSGLYQKDPLITLGLSLCLLSLGGLPPMLGFFGKIYLFFAGWANHQYLLVIVGLVTSVISIYYYISVIKMMVVKEPQEASEIVKSYPEINWGIVGLPPLRVALYTCVAVTALGGILSNPLFKLANTAVSETPFLQDIIATANNIS
- the petP gene encoding cytochrome b6f subunit PetP, whose protein sequence is MAETKLLPKIGSKIKININKVKDRLPAKLIDQISSDPKAVITGYKMTDGRSIGITAKFQNGKQNWFFPEEIEKG
- the chlG gene encoding chlorophyll synthase ChlG, whose amino-acid sequence is MNDPKQLLGIKGASETSSIWKLRIQLMKPITWIPLIWGVICGAAASGNFEWTFSNVLASLACMLMSGPLLAGYTQTINDFFDKDIDAINEPNRPIPSGKISIKDVKIQIWVLLIAGLVVAFLLDLYAKHNFPSVLLLALGGSFVSYIYSAPPLKLKQNGWLGNYALGASYIALPWWAGQALFGKLTVVTALLTLAYSLSGLGIAVINDFKSVEGDSKLGLNSLPVVFGIKNASRISAGLIDIFQLAMVIVLVIIGQHLASVILVLLVIPQITFQDMWLLRDPLKFDVKYQASAQPFLITGMLVTALAIGHSFLVA
- the ubiE gene encoding bifunctional demethylmenaquinone methyltransferase/2-methoxy-6-polyprenyl-1,4-benzoquinol methylase UbiE, encoding MKFTKTIEVKNIFNKISYKYDFLNNLLSFGLHKLWKRKLVNLLEPLNGEDWADLCCGTGDLAFLISERVGPMGSITGIDSAEDILNIAKKKSELKKNKFIKWEIQDVLEINVYSKKFDGICMSYGLRNLTNVKEGIKKVFYLLKDKGRAGFLDFNHSRKSSLSNIFQKIYLRFIVVTISRLFNLGPEYEYIEKSITNFPKKNELINIAEDVGFKKAEYRTILGGQMGILILTK
- a CDS encoding ABC transporter ATP-binding protein, with product MSKIVASLENISKTYGKEDLTVKALESINLEIYKGDYLAVMGASGSGKSTAMNIIGCLDRPSEGIYKLNGIPVENLSDDELAEIRNQKLGFVFQQFHLLSDATALENVTLPMIYAGIDPEQRLELGKNALKKVGLSERMNNRPNQLSGGQQQRVAIARAIINNPAILLADEPTGALDSKTTDDVLDLFDKLHESGITIVLVTHEDEVANRAKKIAKFKDGRIVELKVN